A single Micromonospora luteifusca DNA region contains:
- a CDS encoding SDR family NAD(P)-dependent oxidoreductase, with translation MTDRAVLVTGASRGIGRAVATAFATSGDRVAIHHRDSGDAAEELRAQLPGTGHVVVRADLTDPDAVRAMVDRAAELLGGLDVLVNNAGMYGDRDDPHPVFGASYEQWQKRWRQVLETNLTGAGNVTWCAAQHMRERGGRIVNVSSRGAFRGEPDQPAYGASKAGLNALGQSLAVALAPYGITVATVAPGFVATDMTTEHLRGEQGAAIRAQSPFGRVARPEEIAAAVHWLASPEAEWTSGTIVDLNGASYLRS, from the coding sequence ATGACAGATCGAGCGGTACTCGTGACCGGTGCCTCACGCGGGATCGGCCGCGCGGTGGCGACGGCGTTCGCGACCAGTGGTGATCGGGTGGCGATCCACCACCGCGACTCCGGCGACGCGGCCGAGGAACTGCGCGCGCAGTTGCCCGGCACCGGGCACGTGGTGGTCCGTGCCGACCTCACCGACCCGGACGCGGTCCGGGCCATGGTGGACCGGGCCGCCGAGCTGCTCGGCGGTCTGGACGTGCTGGTCAACAACGCCGGGATGTACGGCGACCGGGACGACCCGCACCCCGTCTTCGGCGCCTCCTACGAGCAGTGGCAGAAGCGCTGGCGGCAGGTGCTGGAGACCAATCTGACCGGGGCGGGCAACGTCACCTGGTGCGCTGCCCAGCACATGCGGGAACGCGGCGGCCGGATCGTCAACGTCTCGTCCCGAGGTGCGTTCCGCGGCGAGCCGGACCAGCCGGCGTACGGCGCCAGCAAGGCGGGGCTGAACGCACTGGGCCAGTCCCTCGCCGTGGCGCTCGCGCCGTACGGCATCACGGTCGCCACCGTCGCGCCGGGCTTCGTGGCGACCGACATGACCACCGAGCACCTGCGCGGGGAGCAGGGCGCGGCCATCCGGGCGCAGAGCCCGTTCGGTCGGGTGGCCCGACCGGAGGAGATCGCCGCCGCCGTGCACTGGCTGGCCTCGCCGGAGGCCGAATGGACCTCCGGCACGATCGTCGACCTCAACGGAGCTTCCTACCTGCGTAGCTGA
- a CDS encoding enoyl-CoA hydratase-related protein, whose product MTSPDVLVRVATARGVTTLTLDSPHNRNALSTGLMTQLLAGLADAVADDAVRVIVLDHTGPVFCSGADLKETAAAYASGTVPAGMLGDVLAALWECPKPVLARVAGPARAGGLGLIAAADLAVCADQATFAFTEVRIGVIPAVISATVLPRLHPRAAAELYLTGDTFDGRRAAEIGLVTASVPADDLDAAVRRFCDSLVRGAPGALAGAKELLRRPGNAELRGDLARLAALSTGYFLSDEGREGVTAFREKRLTRWVAALDGGSGDQAE is encoded by the coding sequence ATGACCTCTCCCGACGTCCTCGTGCGGGTCGCCACGGCCCGTGGGGTGACCACCCTCACCCTGGACAGCCCGCACAACCGCAACGCGCTCTCCACCGGGCTGATGACCCAACTGCTGGCCGGGCTGGCGGACGCGGTCGCCGACGACGCGGTCCGAGTGATCGTGCTCGACCACACCGGCCCGGTCTTCTGCTCGGGAGCTGACCTGAAGGAGACCGCCGCGGCGTACGCCAGTGGGACGGTGCCCGCCGGGATGCTGGGCGACGTGCTCGCCGCGCTCTGGGAGTGCCCGAAGCCGGTGCTGGCCCGGGTCGCCGGGCCGGCGCGAGCCGGTGGGCTGGGCCTGATCGCCGCCGCCGATCTGGCGGTCTGCGCCGATCAGGCGACGTTCGCGTTCACCGAGGTGCGGATCGGGGTGATCCCGGCGGTGATCTCGGCGACCGTGCTGCCTCGGCTGCACCCGCGCGCCGCCGCCGAGCTGTACCTGACCGGGGACACCTTCGACGGGCGACGGGCCGCCGAGATCGGCCTGGTCACGGCCTCCGTGCCGGCGGACGACCTGGACGCGGCGGTGCGGCGTTTCTGCGACTCGCTGGTACGCGGCGCGCCCGGCGCGTTGGCCGGCGCGAAGGAGCTGCTGCGCCGGCCGGGCAACGCCGAGCTGCGTGGCGACCTGGCCCGGCTGGCTGCTCTCTCGACCGGCTATTTCCTCTCCGACGAGGGGCGCGAGGGGGTCACCGCCTTCCGGGAGAAGAGATTGACTCGATGGGTGGCCGCTCTGGACGGTGGTTCCGGCGATCAGGCCGAGTAA
- a CDS encoding SDR family NAD(P)-dependent oxidoreductase, protein MGTLDGKVVLVTGTGGGLGRVAALTFAREGAKVVGADIQVAGNEETVELVRIAGGEMTGIAPVDLTDAEQVRKLVEDAAAAYGGLDVVYNNAAALRFGPMPDFSVEDWRYTITGELDIPYFVSKFAWPHLVQRGGGVIINAASMAGMIAGQVPPMVGHTAANAGVIGLTRQLALEGAPHGIRAVAVSPGPILTPASERDLGDNQEARDAITSKTLLKRFARPEEVAELVVFLASDRASYITGANYPVDGGATAW, encoded by the coding sequence ATGGGAACGCTCGACGGCAAGGTTGTACTCGTCACCGGTACCGGCGGCGGTCTGGGACGCGTCGCGGCGCTGACGTTCGCGCGAGAGGGCGCGAAGGTCGTCGGAGCCGACATCCAGGTGGCCGGCAACGAAGAGACTGTCGAACTCGTCCGGATCGCCGGCGGTGAGATGACCGGCATCGCGCCGGTCGACCTCACCGACGCCGAGCAGGTGCGGAAGCTCGTCGAGGACGCCGCCGCGGCCTATGGCGGGCTCGACGTGGTCTACAACAATGCAGCCGCGCTCCGCTTCGGCCCGATGCCGGACTTCTCCGTCGAGGACTGGAGGTACACCATCACCGGCGAGCTCGACATTCCCTACTTCGTGTCGAAGTTCGCCTGGCCGCACCTGGTCCAGCGGGGCGGGGGCGTCATCATCAACGCCGCCTCCATGGCCGGCATGATCGCCGGTCAGGTCCCCCCGATGGTCGGCCACACCGCGGCGAACGCCGGCGTCATCGGTTTGACGCGACAGTTGGCGCTCGAAGGCGCCCCGCACGGGATCCGGGCGGTCGCCGTCAGCCCCGGGCCGATCCTCACCCCGGCCAGTGAGCGCGACCTGGGCGACAACCAGGAAGCCCGGGACGCGATCACCAGCAAGACCCTCCTCAAGCGGTTTGCCCGCCCCGAGGAGGTCGCCGAGTTGGTGGTGTTCCTCGCATCGGACCGGGCGTCGTACATCACCGGGGCGAACTACCCGGTCGACGGCGGCGCGACCGCCTGGTGA
- a CDS encoding low temperature requirement protein A, producing MTSAPLPRILRRRGEPEYPTFLELFFDLVYIFMFSRLAASLADNLTLRGAAQTAVLLLAAWWVWVLTAWLTDLFNPRLPIIQATVLLVMLGTLLMAIATPYAFGRYGWLFVAAYFGIHLVRDVVLIPGTRVNRPIQARSIRVFFWFGITVAPWVAGVFVDETARLVLWSLAVAVDLGSARIGWPTPRLGRTELASQIFTGVHLSERHRAIFIVALGELILNIGIRLAGSGFTAGPVATCAVAFVSAVLLFQLYFQRVQRILAPPGVATVERVRSGTSTSYTHLVMVAGVVLVSTSTSMVIDSPFGRAPVELVAVILGGPGLFLLGSVLFDAVVTARILWSRVLAIVALVVVALCALVGPDTLLRTPLTILVVANLILLLTLVSEELAAHRRPVAATAPAR from the coding sequence GTGACGTCCGCTCCGCTTCCCCGGATCCTCCGCCGCCGCGGCGAGCCGGAGTATCCGACCTTCCTGGAGCTCTTCTTCGACCTGGTCTACATCTTCATGTTCTCCCGGCTCGCTGCCAGCCTGGCCGACAACCTCACCCTCCGGGGTGCGGCCCAGACCGCCGTCCTGCTGCTGGCCGCCTGGTGGGTCTGGGTGCTGACCGCGTGGCTCACCGACCTGTTCAACCCCCGACTGCCGATCATCCAGGCGACGGTCCTGCTGGTCATGCTCGGCACCCTGCTGATGGCCATCGCGACCCCGTACGCCTTCGGCCGGTACGGGTGGCTCTTCGTCGCGGCGTACTTCGGCATCCACCTCGTCCGTGACGTCGTTCTGATCCCCGGCACCCGAGTGAACCGTCCGATCCAGGCCAGGAGCATCCGGGTGTTCTTCTGGTTCGGCATCACCGTGGCGCCCTGGGTGGCCGGAGTGTTCGTGGACGAGACGGCGCGGCTGGTGCTCTGGTCGCTCGCGGTGGCCGTCGACCTCGGGTCGGCCCGGATCGGCTGGCCGACGCCGCGGCTGGGGCGGACCGAGCTCGCCAGCCAGATCTTCACCGGGGTGCACCTGTCCGAGCGGCACCGGGCGATCTTCATCGTCGCGCTCGGCGAGCTGATCCTCAACATCGGCATAAGGCTGGCTGGCAGCGGATTCACGGCCGGTCCGGTGGCCACCTGCGCGGTCGCGTTCGTCAGCGCGGTCCTCCTGTTCCAGCTCTACTTCCAGCGGGTCCAGCGGATCCTGGCCCCGCCGGGTGTCGCAACCGTGGAACGGGTCCGCTCCGGCACCTCCACCTCGTACACCCATCTGGTCATGGTGGCCGGGGTGGTGCTGGTCTCGACGAGCACCTCGATGGTCATCGACAGTCCGTTCGGTCGCGCCCCGGTCGAGCTGGTGGCCGTCATCCTCGGTGGACCCGGCCTGTTCCTGCTCGGCAGCGTCCTGTTCGACGCCGTGGTGACCGCCCGGATCCTCTGGTCCCGGGTGCTGGCGATCGTGGCGCTCGTGGTCGTGGCGCTGTGCGCCCTGGTGGGGCCCGACACGCTCCTGCGCACGCCCCTGACCATCCTGGTGGTGGCGAACCTGATCCTGCTGCTCACCCTGGTCTCCGAAGAGCTTGCCGCGCATCGCCGACCGGTCGCGGCCACCGCACCGGCACGATGA
- a CDS encoding 16S rRNA (uracil(1498)-N(3))-methyltransferase codes for MSAPLFLVEALPTGDAFTLDGPEGHHAATVQRLRVGEELLLADGRGGTATAVVTAVGRGSLEVTITSRGYADAPVPRLVTVQGIAKGDRGELAVQAMTEVGVDEIVPWAASRSVTQWRGDRGVRARDKWVATAREAAKQARRPWLPVVAGAPDESTATVARRIAGAAAGFVLHEEAQERLTTAELPSSGEIVLVVGPEGGIAPAELTAFQEAGGRPVRLGPAVLRTSTAGVAALSVLAARLGRW; via the coding sequence GTGTCCGCGCCGCTGTTCCTGGTCGAGGCGCTGCCCACCGGCGACGCATTCACCCTGGACGGCCCGGAGGGGCACCACGCCGCGACCGTGCAGCGGCTGCGCGTCGGCGAGGAGTTGCTGCTCGCCGACGGTCGGGGCGGCACGGCCACCGCGGTGGTCACCGCGGTCGGCCGGGGCAGCCTGGAGGTCACCATCACCTCGCGGGGGTACGCGGACGCGCCCGTACCCCGGCTGGTGACCGTGCAGGGCATCGCCAAGGGCGACCGGGGTGAGCTGGCCGTGCAGGCGATGACCGAGGTCGGGGTCGACGAGATCGTGCCCTGGGCGGCGTCCCGCTCGGTGACGCAGTGGCGCGGCGACCGTGGCGTACGCGCCCGGGACAAGTGGGTGGCCACCGCCCGGGAGGCGGCCAAGCAGGCGCGCCGCCCCTGGCTGCCGGTGGTGGCCGGTGCGCCCGACGAGTCCACCGCGACGGTGGCCCGCCGGATCGCCGGTGCCGCCGCCGGGTTCGTGCTGCACGAGGAGGCCCAGGAGCGGCTGACCACCGCCGAGCTGCCGTCCTCCGGTGAGATCGTCCTGGTGGTGGGGCCGGAAGGTGGCATCGCCCCGGCCGAGCTGACGGCTTTCCAGGAGGCCGGCGGCCGGCCGGTGCGGCTCGGGCCGGCCGTGCTGCGTACCTCCACCGCCGGCGTGGCGGCGCTCAGCGTGCTCGCCGCCCGGCTCGGCCGCTGGTAG
- the hemW gene encoding radical SAM family heme chaperone HemW produces the protein MPGVLPDGETVPVDGSLPATATTAVGARGFGVYVHVPFCASRCGYCDFNTYTAAELGGGASREGYADTVLAELALAARVLGDSPPPRVDTVFVGGGTPTLLPADDLARILDGIDRTWGLAADAEVTTEANPESVTPESLKLLRAAGYTRISLGMQSAAPGVLAILDRKHSAGRATAAALEARDAGFEHVNLDLIYGTPGERAEDFAASLDQVVAAGVDHVSAYALIVEDGTRLAARMKRGELAYPSDDVAADRYLAAEAALDAAGLSWYEVSNWARTDEARCRHNLLYWTGADWWGLGPGAHSHVGGVRWWNVKHPSAYAQRLAAGASPGLAREVLTVDEAHMEDVMLRLRLASGLPLAVLDGTGRAGAERALADGLLDADEYGAGRAVLTLRGRLLADAVVRDLLP, from the coding sequence ATGCCCGGCGTCCTTCCAGATGGTGAGACCGTCCCCGTAGACGGATCGCTGCCCGCCACCGCCACCACGGCGGTCGGCGCGCGCGGCTTCGGCGTGTACGTGCACGTCCCGTTCTGCGCCAGTCGCTGCGGCTACTGCGACTTCAACACCTACACGGCGGCCGAGCTGGGTGGTGGGGCCAGCCGCGAGGGGTACGCCGACACCGTCCTGGCCGAGCTGGCACTGGCGGCCCGGGTGCTCGGCGACAGCCCGCCGCCCCGGGTCGACACCGTCTTCGTCGGCGGCGGCACGCCCACCCTGCTCCCCGCCGACGACCTGGCCCGCATCCTCGACGGCATCGACCGCACCTGGGGGCTGGCCGCCGACGCCGAGGTCACCACCGAGGCGAACCCGGAATCGGTCACCCCGGAATCGTTGAAGCTGCTGCGGGCCGCCGGCTACACCCGGATCTCGCTGGGCATGCAGTCCGCCGCACCGGGAGTGCTGGCGATCCTGGACCGCAAACACAGCGCAGGCCGGGCCACCGCCGCCGCCCTGGAGGCGCGGGACGCCGGGTTCGAGCACGTCAACCTGGATCTGATCTACGGGACACCGGGGGAGCGGGCCGAGGACTTCGCCGCCTCACTGGACCAGGTCGTGGCGGCCGGGGTGGACCACGTCAGCGCGTACGCCCTGATCGTCGAGGACGGCACCCGGCTCGCCGCCCGGATGAAACGCGGCGAGCTGGCGTACCCCAGTGACGACGTGGCCGCGGACCGTTACCTCGCCGCGGAGGCCGCGCTCGACGCGGCCGGGCTCTCCTGGTACGAGGTCTCCAACTGGGCCCGCACCGACGAGGCGCGTTGCAGGCACAACCTGCTCTACTGGACCGGCGCGGACTGGTGGGGGCTGGGGCCGGGGGCGCACAGCCACGTCGGCGGGGTGCGCTGGTGGAACGTCAAACACCCCTCGGCGTACGCCCAGCGGTTGGCCGCGGGTGCGTCTCCCGGCCTGGCCCGGGAGGTGCTCACGGTCGACGAGGCGCACATGGAGGACGTGATGCTCCGGCTGCGACTCGCCAGTGGCCTGCCGCTGGCGGTGCTCGACGGCACCGGCCGGGCCGGTGCGGAGCGGGCGCTGGCCGACGGCCTGCTGGACGCCGATGAGTACGGGGCCGGTCGGGCGGTGCTCACCCTGCGCGGGCGGTTGCTCGCCGACGCGGTCGTGCGCGACCTGCTGCCCTGA
- a CDS encoding DUF4870 domain-containing protein, whose product MTEPPRPPGAGEPGDYPPEPTSPSSFPSAEPPTAPLSGAPGPGGYPPAGGYPPPTGDQPPSGGYPPAGGYPPPGGYPPPGGYPAGGYPTGGAYGGPGGGYANNEDKTWALVAHFGGAAGMIISGGVLGWIAPLVAMLARGNQSPTVRAHAVAALNFQLIWSIVGLVGWVLSCILIGFIGVGAAIILGAVFGIIAGIKANEGQLYRYPLSASFIK is encoded by the coding sequence ATGACTGAACCTCCTCGCCCTCCCGGAGCGGGTGAGCCCGGCGACTACCCGCCGGAGCCGACCTCCCCGAGTTCTTTCCCGTCGGCCGAGCCGCCCACCGCACCACTGTCCGGGGCACCCGGCCCGGGCGGCTATCCCCCGGCCGGTGGCTATCCGCCGCCCACCGGTGACCAACCGCCGTCAGGTGGCTACCCTCCGGCGGGTGGCTATCCGCCGCCCGGCGGTTACCCCCCGCCCGGCGGTTACCCCGCTGGCGGCTACCCGACCGGTGGCGCCTACGGCGGCCCCGGCGGCGGCTATGCCAACAACGAGGACAAGACCTGGGCGTTGGTCGCGCACTTCGGCGGCGCCGCCGGCATGATCATCAGCGGCGGCGTGCTCGGCTGGATCGCCCCGCTGGTGGCGATGCTGGCACGCGGCAACCAGTCCCCGACGGTGCGGGCGCACGCTGTGGCAGCGCTCAACTTCCAGCTCATCTGGTCGATCGTCGGTCTGGTCGGCTGGGTGCTGTCCTGCATCCTGATCGGCTTCATCGGGGTCGGGGCGGCCATCATCCTCGGTGCCGTGTTCGGCATCATCGCTGGCATCAAAGCCAACGAGGGCCAGCTCTACCGCTACCCGCTCTCTGCGAGCTTCATCAAGTGA
- a CDS encoding histidine triad nucleotide-binding protein produces MGSDCLFCRIVAGEIPATVVRETDTTLAFRDIDPKAPVHVLVIPKEHYADIATLAQGDPALTADVLATSAAVAEDEGLLGDGFRLMFNTGAYGGQEVFHAHAHLLGGAPLGPMLARDLT; encoded by the coding sequence ATGGGATCCGATTGCCTGTTCTGCCGCATCGTCGCCGGGGAGATCCCGGCCACCGTGGTCCGGGAGACCGACACCACGCTCGCCTTCCGTGACATCGACCCGAAGGCGCCGGTGCACGTCCTGGTCATTCCGAAGGAGCATTACGCGGACATCGCCACGCTCGCCCAGGGTGACCCGGCGTTGACCGCGGACGTGCTGGCGACGTCCGCGGCGGTGGCCGAGGACGAGGGCCTGCTCGGCGACGGTTTCCGGCTGATGTTCAACACCGGCGCGTACGGCGGGCAGGAAGTGTTCCACGCGCACGCACACCTGCTCGGTGGCGCACCGCTCGGCCCGATGCTCGCTCGGGACCTGACATGA
- the hrcA gene encoding heat-inducible transcriptional repressor HrcA has product MGLDDRKLAVLRAIVEDYVSTQEPVGSKALVERHQLGVSPATVRNDMAVLEEEGYIRQPHTSAGRVPTDRGYRLFVDRLSRVKPLTPAERRAIERFLVGAVDLDDVVHRTVRLLAQLTRQVAVVQYPSLARSSVRHLELVPISTTRLMLVMIADTGRVEQRLVELPGPVPADNVTDLRRLVNEKLAGARLSDTPPLVQALVEEAPAELRPTMTTLATVLLETLVERHEERIALAGTANLTRGGLLDFQGSLRPILEALEEEVVLLKLIGETEPSTTRVLIGDENEFDNLRAASVVSTGYGPGATIVGGLGVLGPTRMDYPGNIATVRAVARYVGELLAQN; this is encoded by the coding sequence ATGGGTCTCGACGACCGGAAGCTCGCCGTGCTCCGCGCGATCGTCGAGGACTACGTCTCCACCCAGGAGCCGGTCGGCAGCAAGGCGCTGGTCGAGCGGCACCAGCTCGGCGTCTCCCCGGCCACGGTCCGCAACGACATGGCCGTGCTGGAGGAAGAGGGCTACATCCGGCAGCCGCACACCAGCGCCGGCCGGGTGCCCACCGATCGCGGCTACCGCCTCTTCGTCGACCGGTTGTCCCGGGTCAAGCCGCTCACCCCGGCCGAGCGCCGGGCCATCGAGCGCTTCCTGGTCGGCGCGGTCGACCTCGACGACGTGGTGCACCGCACGGTGCGGCTGCTCGCTCAGCTGACCCGGCAGGTGGCCGTCGTGCAGTACCCGAGCCTGGCTCGTTCCTCGGTTCGTCACCTGGAGCTGGTGCCGATCTCCACCACCCGGCTGATGCTCGTCATGATCGCCGACACCGGGCGCGTGGAGCAGCGGCTGGTGGAGCTGCCCGGGCCGGTGCCCGCCGACAACGTCACCGACCTGCGTCGGTTGGTCAACGAAAAGCTCGCCGGTGCCCGGCTGTCCGACACCCCGCCGTTGGTGCAGGCGCTTGTCGAAGAGGCGCCGGCCGAGCTGCGTCCGACGATGACCACCCTCGCCACGGTGCTCCTGGAGACGCTGGTCGAGCGCCACGAGGAACGCATCGCCCTGGCCGGCACCGCCAACCTCACCCGGGGCGGCCTGCTCGACTTCCAGGGTTCGCTGCGGCCGATCCTCGAGGCGCTGGAGGAGGAGGTCGTGCTCCTCAAGCTCATCGGCGAGACCGAGCCGAGCACGACCCGGGTGCTGATCGGCGACGAGAACGAGTTCGACAACCTGCGCGCCGCCTCCGTGGTCAGCACCGGGTACGGCCCCGGCGCCACGATCGTCGGCGGCCTGGGGGTGCTGGGGCCCACCCGGATGGACTACCCCGGCAATATCGCCACGGTGCGCGCCGTGGCACGCTACGTGGGCGAGTTGCTGGCCCAGAACTGA
- a CDS encoding phytanoyl-CoA dioxygenase family protein gives MFDYGDRTGYEPISDTDRKEFHEQGFLLLRNVLTEDHRAALEAAVDRVYAEEQAKGTTKKDGTLHLLGFLERDELFGELLTHPIAFPYMWGLAGWNIYTHHNHLDVTPPAAEPEKPYWGWHQDGYRQNSDPETMDPNLPRPMFSLKVAYVLSDLSETGRGATKVIPGSHLKNSLPRPADLTVQNPDPEGTVEITANPGDAFIFDRRQWHSRSTNLSTITRKMLFVGYTYRWIRPLDELHPDVNGEWYRNRTPVQRQLIGEGTHTANYWGINWDGYVDDEIPLRKELKERGLLDRNIPWLR, from the coding sequence GTGTTCGATTACGGCGACCGGACCGGCTACGAACCGATCAGCGACACTGACCGCAAGGAGTTCCACGAGCAGGGCTTCCTCCTGCTGCGCAACGTCCTGACGGAGGACCACCGGGCGGCGCTGGAGGCGGCGGTCGACCGCGTCTACGCGGAGGAGCAGGCAAAGGGCACCACCAAGAAGGACGGCACCCTGCACCTGCTGGGCTTCCTGGAGCGCGACGAGCTCTTCGGCGAGTTGCTCACCCACCCGATCGCCTTCCCGTACATGTGGGGGCTGGCCGGCTGGAACATCTACACCCACCACAACCACCTGGACGTCACCCCGCCGGCCGCCGAGCCGGAGAAGCCCTACTGGGGTTGGCACCAGGACGGGTACCGGCAGAACTCCGACCCGGAGACGATGGACCCGAACCTGCCTCGGCCGATGTTCTCGCTGAAGGTCGCGTACGTGCTGTCGGACCTCTCCGAGACCGGCCGCGGCGCCACCAAGGTCATCCCGGGCAGCCACCTGAAGAACTCGCTGCCCCGGCCGGCGGACCTCACCGTGCAGAACCCCGACCCGGAGGGCACGGTGGAGATCACCGCCAACCCGGGCGACGCCTTCATCTTCGACCGCCGGCAGTGGCACTCGCGGTCGACGAACCTGTCGACCATCACCCGCAAGATGCTCTTCGTCGGCTACACCTACCGGTGGATCCGCCCCCTTGACGAGCTGCACCCGGACGTGAACGGCGAGTGGTACCGCAACCGCACCCCGGTGCAGCGCCAGCTGATCGGTGAGGGCACCCACACCGCGAACTACTGGGGCATCAACTGGGACGGGTACGTCGACGACGAGATCCCGCTGCGCAAGGAGCTCAAGGAGCGCGGCCTGCTGGACCGCAACATCCCCTGGCTCCGCTGA
- the dnaJ gene encoding molecular chaperone DnaJ, protein MARDYYGILGVSREASDDEIKRAYRKLARQFHPDVNPDPEAQEKFKDINAAYEVLSDDRKRQIVDLGGDPLAPGGGGGAGGPGGPGGAGPFVGFQDIMDAFFGGAAGGARGPRPRTRPGADAILRLELDLHETAFGVEAPITVDTAVLCTTCSGAGTAAGTHLATCEACAGRGEVQSVQRTFLGQVVSARPCTVCQGYGTTIPHPCPTCAGDGRVRTRRSLTVKIPAGVEDGMRIRLAQQGEVGPGGGTAGDLYVEIHERPHDVYSRKGDDLHCRVTVPMTAAALGTRLTIKTLDSEETVDVKAGTQPASTLRLRARGVPHLRGTGRGDLYVHLDVRTPTKLDPDQEKMLRDFAKTRGEEVAELSKQGGFFSRMRDAFNGHA, encoded by the coding sequence GTGGCCAGGGACTACTACGGCATTCTCGGTGTGAGCCGGGAAGCCTCCGATGACGAGATCAAGCGCGCCTACCGCAAGTTGGCGCGCCAGTTCCACCCGGACGTCAATCCGGACCCGGAGGCTCAGGAGAAGTTCAAGGACATCAACGCCGCGTACGAGGTCCTCTCGGACGACCGGAAGCGGCAGATCGTCGACCTGGGTGGCGACCCGCTCGCCCCGGGTGGCGGGGGCGGCGCTGGCGGCCCGGGTGGTCCGGGTGGTGCCGGCCCGTTCGTCGGTTTCCAGGACATCATGGACGCGTTCTTCGGTGGCGCGGCCGGTGGCGCCCGTGGCCCGCGTCCGCGTACCCGCCCGGGTGCCGACGCGATCCTGCGACTCGAGTTGGACCTGCACGAGACGGCGTTCGGCGTCGAGGCGCCGATCACCGTCGACACCGCCGTGCTCTGCACCACCTGCTCCGGAGCGGGCACGGCCGCCGGCACCCACCTGGCGACCTGCGAGGCGTGCGCCGGGCGGGGTGAGGTGCAGTCGGTGCAGCGCACCTTCCTCGGCCAGGTGGTTTCCGCCCGGCCGTGCACCGTGTGCCAGGGCTACGGCACCACCATCCCGCACCCCTGCCCCACCTGCGCCGGCGACGGACGGGTGCGCACCCGCCGCTCGCTGACCGTCAAGATCCCGGCCGGCGTCGAGGACGGCATGCGGATCCGGCTGGCCCAGCAGGGCGAGGTGGGCCCGGGTGGCGGCACGGCCGGTGACCTCTACGTGGAGATCCACGAGCGGCCGCACGACGTGTACTCCCGCAAGGGCGACGACCTGCACTGCCGCGTCACCGTGCCGATGACCGCGGCGGCGCTCGGCACCCGCCTGACCATCAAGACCCTGGACAGCGAGGAGACGGTCGACGTCAAGGCCGGCACCCAGCCGGCCAGCACGCTGCGGCTGCGCGCCCGGGGTGTGCCACACCTGCGCGGCACCGGCCGCGGCGACCTCTACGTGCACCTGGACGTCCGGACGCCGACAAAGCTCGACCCGGACCAGGAGAAGATGCTGCGCGACTTCGCCAAGACCCGCGGTGAGGAGGTCGCCGAGTTGTCCAAGCAGGGCGGCTTCTTCTCCCGGATGCGCGACGCGTTCAACGGGCACGCCTGA